The Caloenas nicobarica isolate bCalNic1 chromosome Z, bCalNic1.hap1, whole genome shotgun sequence genome has a segment encoding these proteins:
- the TLCD4 gene encoding TLC domain-containing protein 4: MASFSNLTIGIALASFTVFQLLFHVLSSWVSTRVTPGFNNLSQKRKIEWNSRTVSTFHALVVGGFCLYILLYDDAVNADHLWGDPSIVKLNIAITTGYLISDLLLIIYYWKAIGDKFFVIHHLAALYAYYFVLSKGLLAYFGNFRLLAEFSTPFVNQRWFFEVLGYPKSSKANIINGVLMTVVFFVVRIAVMPVYYSHVISSFGTEAFQRLGFAAQSAWLISSFVLDVMNVMWMVKIAKGCYKVICLIGREEAKTHRNGKSD; encoded by the exons ATGGCTTCCTTCAGCAACCTGACTATTGGCATTGCTCTTGCCAGTTTTACTGTATTTCAGCTCCTGTTCCATGTTTTGAGCTCTTGGGTGTCAACACGAGTAACACCTGGTTTTAACAATCTTAGCCAAAAAAGGAAGATCGAATGGAATTCAAG GACAGTGTCCACATTCCACGCCTTGGTGGTTGGTGGATTTTGCCTGTATATTTTGTTGTACGATGATGCTGTTAATGCTGACCACCTCTG GGGTGACCCTTCAATTGTGAAACTGAATATTGCTATTACCACAGGCTACCTCATTTCTG aTTTGTTGCTTATTATTTACTACTGGAAGGCAATTGGTGACAAATTTTTTGTAATACATCATTTGGCAGCTCTGTACGCTTACTATTTTGTACTG AGCAAAGGTCTGTTGGCTTATTTTGGAAACTTCCGTCTGCTTGCAGAGTTCTCCACTCCTTTTGTCAATCAGCG GTGGTTTTTTGAAGTACTGGGATATCCCAAGTCTTCAAAGGCCAACATCATCAATGGTGTGCTGATGACAGTTGTGTTCTTCGTCGTGAGGATCGCCGTCATGCCTGTATATTACAGCCACGTAATTTCTTCATTTGGAACAGAAGCTTTCCAGAGATTAGGATTTGCAGCCCAGAGCGCCTGGCTTATCTCAAGTTTTGTCCTGGATGTTATGAATGTGATGTGGATGGTCAAAATTGCGAAAGGATGCTACAAAGTCATTTGTCTTATTGGACGGGAGGAAGCCAAAACTCATAGAAATGGAAAATCTGACTAG